From a single Pedosphaera parvula Ellin514 genomic region:
- a CDS encoding NADH-quinone oxidoreductase subunit A has translation MAVDYNPYLLIAVFLIAAVLFAVAPLFTAWVWSKKFSPKKPGPDKNAIYECGLEAKGDAWVQFRSEYYLYGIIFLIFDVEVIFLLPFAVSFTGLPIGAFIAMVVFLLLLVEGLVWAWQKGVLSWK, from the coding sequence ATGGCTGTCGATTATAATCCCTACTTACTCATTGCTGTGTTTCTCATCGCAGCAGTTCTCTTTGCAGTTGCACCTCTCTTTACCGCGTGGGTCTGGTCAAAGAAATTTTCACCAAAAAAGCCCGGACCTGATAAGAACGCTATTTACGAATGCGGTCTTGAAGCCAAAGGGGATGCATGGGTGCAATTCAGGTCAGAGTATTATCTTTATGGGATTATTTTTCTTATTTTCGATGTGGAGGTAATTTTTTTGCTGCCTTTCGCGGTTTCATTTACCGGTCTGCCGATTGGTGCCTTCATCGCCATGGTGGTGTTTTTGCTCCTGTTGGTGGAAGGGCTGGTCTGGGCCTGGCAGAAAGGCGTTTTGAGTTGGAAGTGA
- a CDS encoding NADH-quinone oxidoreductase subunit J family protein — protein sequence MRITFAIIAALTLVSGIAAMSLRNLVHCALSLAITFAGLAAMYLQLDAQFVGFAQILVYIGAVAILIVFAILLTRSSEAPQPVISRSWIVGIAIAVAVFGVMIRLIASSPIAQRGWPEKPGPTVKQIGDQLMTRFVLPLEAMGLLLTVATIGAVIIAMNEKTKAGLQLRGNDSHPVPGTTPQSELMKDLKT from the coding sequence ATGAGAATTACTTTTGCCATCATAGCTGCGTTGACGCTGGTAAGTGGGATTGCCGCAATGAGCTTGCGCAATCTTGTGCACTGCGCGTTAAGTCTGGCGATTACTTTCGCCGGGCTTGCAGCCATGTATCTGCAACTGGATGCGCAATTTGTAGGATTTGCACAAATCCTGGTGTACATTGGTGCTGTCGCCATTTTAATCGTCTTTGCCATTTTGCTAACCCGCAGCAGCGAAGCCCCGCAACCGGTCATTTCCCGTTCATGGATTGTAGGAATTGCAATCGCAGTAGCTGTCTTTGGTGTAATGATCAGGTTGATTGCTTCCAGTCCCATAGCCCAACGTGGGTGGCCAGAAAAGCCGGGACCGACGGTGAAGCAGATTGGTGATCAACTTATGACCCGCTTTGTTCTGCCATTGGAAGCCATGGGATTACTGCTTACTGTGGCAACGATCGGGGCCGTTATCATCGCGATGAATGAAAAGACGAAAGCTGGTTTACAATTGCGCGGCAATGATTCACACCCGGTCCCGGGAACAACTCCTCAATCAGAATTGATGAAAGACTTGAAAACCTAA
- a CDS encoding NADH-quinone oxidoreductase subunit B produces the protein MDEGLRNELSKQGIFTTSMEALYNWGRKNSVWPMQFGLACCAIEMIATTMARYDLARFGAEVFRPSPRQADLMIVAGTVTKKMAPQVVRLYNQMPEPKYVIAMGACAISGGPFKQGYNVLKGIDRFIPVDVHIPGCPPRPEALIEAFMALQRKIDAQKLTGPNRPRHLDPEAPSEFPVPKFGAHDLEPANNPTVWKPMEIVRK, from the coding sequence ATGGACGAAGGACTGCGCAATGAATTGAGCAAGCAGGGGATCTTCACGACCTCCATGGAAGCGTTGTACAACTGGGGACGGAAAAACTCGGTCTGGCCAATGCAATTTGGACTGGCTTGCTGCGCGATTGAAATGATTGCAACCACGATGGCTCGTTATGACCTGGCAAGGTTTGGTGCGGAGGTATTTCGTCCGTCGCCGCGACAGGCCGACCTGATGATTGTTGCCGGCACCGTGACCAAGAAGATGGCTCCGCAGGTTGTGCGTCTTTACAATCAGATGCCCGAACCGAAGTACGTGATAGCCATGGGAGCCTGTGCGATTTCAGGTGGGCCATTCAAACAGGGCTATAACGTCCTGAAGGGAATTGATCGTTTTATTCCTGTCGACGTGCATATCCCCGGATGTCCACCAAGACCGGAGGCTTTGATCGAGGCGTTCATGGCGCTGCAAAGGAAGATCGATGCACAGAAGTTGACGGGCCCAAATCGACCACGCCACCTGGATCCAGAAGCCCCAAGTGAATTTCCGGTTCCCAAGTTTGGTGCGCATGATCTTGAGCCAGCGAACAATCCGACGGTGTGGAAACCAATGGAAATTGTCCGAAAATAA
- the nuoH gene encoding NADH-quinone oxidoreductase subunit NuoH, with product MIGDFFRGLFLMIWKVVSDQPDSKAEFLSVFPDVLQPLISVLLSIVPIILVFAGLFALTTWLERKVLGRIQNRLGPNRVGPVGLFQPVADGLKMLTKEDIVPHSADKVVHFLAPVVLLVPTLLAYAVLPIGRNMVPINLDAGILFFFAVGASTELSVFMAGWSSRNKYSLLGAMRAIAQMISYEIPLILSSVSVIMIVGSLSLVDIVEKQGGYHFHFLPRWFVFTPWGFAGFIIFLISSLAESNRSPFDIPEAESEIIAGHLTEYSGFKYALFFLAEYLGMFAVSGLGVTLFLGGWHAPLPFLEGWLSYIWFFLKLLALVFVFIWIRGTLPRLRVDQLLNFAWKFLLPMSLINLFVAAIWHFTSGWDTVAGGVGRWILCAAMIAIPYIWLGRSLVGQKKVTHRTYRFAS from the coding sequence ATGATTGGGGATTTTTTTAGGGGATTGTTTTTGATGATTTGGAAGGTGGTTTCAGACCAGCCTGACTCGAAAGCCGAGTTTCTTTCGGTATTTCCTGATGTGCTGCAGCCACTCATCTCGGTCCTGTTATCCATCGTGCCGATCATTTTGGTTTTTGCAGGATTGTTCGCACTTACCACCTGGCTTGAGCGAAAAGTCTTGGGTCGCATACAGAACAGGCTCGGACCCAACAGGGTTGGTCCCGTCGGACTTTTTCAACCTGTGGCAGATGGCCTGAAGATGTTGACGAAGGAAGACATTGTTCCGCATTCCGCCGATAAGGTTGTGCACTTTTTAGCGCCCGTTGTCCTGCTGGTTCCGACACTGCTGGCTTATGCTGTGTTGCCAATCGGACGGAACATGGTGCCGATCAACCTGGATGCCGGAATTCTGTTTTTCTTTGCGGTGGGAGCTTCCACGGAGCTTTCGGTTTTCATGGCTGGATGGTCGAGTCGAAATAAATATTCCTTGCTGGGCGCAATGCGGGCCATTGCTCAAATGATCAGTTATGAGATACCGCTTATACTTTCATCTGTTTCCGTGATCATGATCGTGGGGTCGCTGTCCTTGGTCGATATTGTCGAAAAGCAAGGTGGTTACCACTTTCATTTCCTGCCACGCTGGTTTGTATTCACTCCTTGGGGTTTTGCCGGCTTTATCATTTTCCTCATCTCATCGCTGGCGGAATCGAATCGTTCCCCTTTTGATATTCCCGAAGCTGAATCGGAAATCATTGCGGGACATTTGACCGAGTATTCCGGATTTAAATACGCGTTGTTCTTTTTAGCCGAGTACCTGGGCATGTTTGCAGTGAGTGGATTGGGAGTAACACTCTTTTTAGGCGGGTGGCACGCACCGCTGCCTTTTTTGGAAGGTTGGCTATCATACATCTGGTTTTTCTTGAAGCTATTGGCATTGGTTTTCGTTTTCATCTGGATTCGTGGCACGCTGCCGCGTCTCCGGGTGGATCAGCTTCTGAACTTTGCCTGGAAATTTTTGCTGCCGATGTCACTGATTAATTTATTTGTTGCAGCCATTTGGCATTTCACGTCCGGTTGGGACACTGTAGCAGGAGGTGTCGGGCGATGGATTTTGTGCGCCGCCATGATTGCGATTCCGTACATTTGGCTGGGGCGCTCTTTGGTAGGACAGAAAAAGGTGACACATCGGACATATCGGTTTGCGAGTTAA
- a CDS encoding NADH-quinone oxidoreductase subunit D, whose protein sequence is MGPQHPSTHGVFRMDVVLNGEQVVKLKPVFGYLHRNHEQIAESTTYLGSMPYTDRLDYFCSMTNNWAYALSVEKLAGLQPPERAEYVRIITAELTRLVNHTCLVGFLLQDMGALGTPLMYAFRERETILDLFESLSGSRMMCNYMRFGGCRVDPSAEWLAQAKQAVKNFPRFLDEFEKLLTENEILVSRTQGVGVLPAELAINASITGPMLRASGVNYDIRKVDKYGIYDRFNFRVPIGDHGDVYDRYMVRVLEMRESVKILDQALRDIPAGPIMDPKAKIRGFRPKAGEAYGRIEGPKGELGFYLISDGSPNPYRYRVRPPSLINLTVLEDMCLGQSVADVVVILGSVDIVLGEVDR, encoded by the coding sequence ATGGGACCACAGCATCCGTCCACCCATGGGGTTTTTCGCATGGATGTGGTGCTTAATGGGGAGCAGGTGGTAAAGCTCAAGCCGGTGTTCGGTTATCTGCATCGTAATCACGAACAGATCGCCGAAAGCACAACTTATCTTGGGTCGATGCCTTATACCGATCGCCTGGATTATTTCTGTTCCATGACAAATAACTGGGCGTATGCGCTGAGCGTGGAAAAGTTGGCCGGACTGCAGCCTCCTGAACGGGCGGAATACGTTCGCATCATTACCGCTGAACTTACCCGGTTGGTGAATCACACCTGTCTGGTGGGATTTCTGCTGCAAGATATGGGAGCACTTGGTACGCCGTTAATGTATGCGTTCCGCGAGCGGGAAACGATTTTGGACCTCTTTGAGTCTCTCAGCGGCTCGCGTATGATGTGCAATTACATGCGCTTTGGTGGGTGCAGGGTTGATCCATCTGCGGAGTGGCTGGCACAGGCAAAGCAGGCGGTGAAAAATTTCCCGCGTTTTCTCGACGAATTCGAGAAGTTGCTCACCGAAAACGAAATTCTGGTATCGCGGACTCAGGGCGTTGGTGTGTTGCCAGCCGAATTAGCGATTAACGCAAGCATCACGGGTCCGATGTTGCGCGCCAGTGGTGTCAATTATGATATTCGCAAAGTTGACAAATACGGAATCTACGACCGCTTTAATTTTCGCGTTCCGATTGGAGATCATGGTGACGTTTATGATCGCTACATGGTTCGCGTGCTGGAGATGCGGGAGTCGGTGAAGATTTTGGATCAAGCTTTGCGGGATATACCTGCAGGGCCAATCATGGATCCCAAGGCGAAGATTCGCGGGTTTCGCCCAAAAGCAGGTGAAGCTTACGGTCGCATCGAAGGGCCAAAGGGTGAACTGGGTTTTTATCTCATCAGCGATGGTTCGCCCAACCCATACCGTTATCGGGTGCGTCCGCCCAGCTTGATTAATCTAACAGTGCTGGAAGATATGTGTTTGGGGCAATCGGTGGCGGACGTTGTAGTTATACTGGGTAGTGTGGATATTGTATTGGGAGAAGTGGATCGATAA
- a CDS encoding 4Fe-4S dicluster domain-containing protein, with the protein MLGEGIIKGMVETARNFVGSYHDPERLVTVEYPEQRVPPKENARNFPFLVYDGEDPMKGLRCVACQICEKECPPKCIYIIKDSVKKPDYMGKMQIQPKVFDIDVSVCMSCQICVEVCPFEAIKMDTKFELATEDRFQGLLLNKQQLAKSNQYYHKIHSTEATEVDERLEAEKVKADAKAQADAEAKAAAATAATTASPGTSPPERAPSK; encoded by the coding sequence ATGCTCGGCGAAGGAATCATCAAAGGCATGGTGGAGACGGCGAGAAATTTCGTCGGCAGCTATCATGACCCTGAGCGCCTCGTAACGGTCGAATATCCTGAGCAAAGAGTTCCGCCCAAGGAAAATGCGCGCAATTTTCCGTTTCTCGTTTATGACGGTGAAGACCCGATGAAGGGGCTTCGTTGCGTGGCCTGCCAGATTTGTGAAAAGGAGTGTCCGCCGAAATGCATCTACATCATCAAAGACTCGGTAAAGAAGCCCGACTACATGGGCAAGATGCAGATTCAGCCGAAAGTATTTGATATTGATGTTTCGGTTTGCATGAGCTGCCAGATTTGTGTGGAGGTTTGTCCGTTTGAAGCGATCAAGATGGATACGAAGTTTGAGCTCGCAACTGAAGACCGGTTTCAAGGATTGTTACTCAATAAGCAACAACTCGCGAAATCAAACCAATACTATCACAAGATTCATTCGACCGAGGCAACGGAGGTCGATGAGCGCCTTGAGGCCGAGAAAGTGAAGGCAGACGCAAAGGCACAGGCTGATGCTGAAGCCAAAGCGGCGGCTGCAACTGCGGCAACGACTGCATCTCCCGGGACATCACCACCTGAACGAGCGCCATCAAAATGA
- the nuoK gene encoding NADH-quinone oxidoreductase subunit NuoK, producing MAPLSYYLIFSALLFSIGLAGALIRRNAILVLVGIELMLNAANLNFIAFWRFSPNPEALTGMMFVIFSIAVAAAEAAVGLALIIAIYRHYRTVDLTKVDSLKG from the coding sequence ATGGCGCCACTTTCTTATTACTTAATATTTTCAGCTTTGTTGTTCTCGATCGGCCTTGCAGGAGCGCTGATCCGGCGCAACGCCATTCTGGTCCTGGTGGGCATCGAGCTAATGTTAAACGCCGCAAATTTGAACTTCATTGCCTTCTGGCGTTTCAGTCCAAATCCGGAGGCGTTGACCGGGATGATGTTCGTCATTTTTTCGATTGCCGTGGCCGCAGCAGAAGCGGCGGTTGGTTTGGCGTTGATTATTGCCATCTATCGACATTATAGAACGGTGGATTTGACGAAGGTGGATTCGCTCAAGGGATGA
- a CDS encoding DnaJ C-terminal domain-containing protein produces MAVQFKDYYEVLGVPRSASDEEIKKAFRKLARQYHPDVAKTKKGAEEKFKEINEAYEVLSDSAKRKKYDELGPNWKQGSEFRPPPGWQYQQQGTPFGGGGRAGQRQEYDFEFGGTTGFSDFFEQLFGSRMRGGRGGDAGGGFGGRGGFAGENLAEKGRDVEGEIMVTLEEAMRGSVRSISLRRAVPCETCGGTGEKNGRVCPTCSGSGHVTKTETYQVKIPAGVTEGQRLRIPGRGEAGLNGGPPGDLYLKVRLSKHPDFKVEDHNLIYEADLAPWEAVLGTNLSVPTVDGTVNIKIPPGTQSGQKFRVRGRGLPQRSGTNGDLIVVTRVEVPDKISDEERKVWEQLGKISHFNPRA; encoded by the coding sequence ATGGCCGTGCAATTCAAAGATTATTACGAAGTTCTTGGAGTTCCTCGCAGTGCGAGTGACGAGGAGATAAAAAAAGCATTTCGCAAACTCGCCCGCCAGTACCACCCGGACGTGGCCAAGACCAAAAAAGGAGCCGAGGAAAAATTCAAGGAAATCAACGAAGCATACGAGGTGCTGAGCGATTCCGCCAAGCGCAAGAAGTATGACGAACTTGGCCCCAACTGGAAGCAGGGGTCCGAATTCCGTCCTCCGCCGGGCTGGCAGTATCAGCAGCAAGGCACGCCTTTTGGCGGAGGCGGCAGAGCTGGCCAAAGGCAGGAGTACGATTTTGAATTTGGTGGTACCACCGGCTTCAGTGATTTCTTTGAGCAACTTTTTGGCTCCCGAATGCGCGGTGGCCGTGGAGGTGATGCCGGTGGCGGATTTGGGGGGCGTGGCGGATTCGCCGGTGAGAATTTGGCGGAGAAAGGCCGGGACGTTGAGGGCGAGATCATGGTGACGCTCGAGGAAGCCATGCGCGGCTCGGTTCGTTCCATTTCACTGCGTCGGGCGGTTCCGTGCGAGACCTGCGGAGGTACGGGCGAAAAAAATGGACGCGTCTGCCCAACCTGCTCCGGCAGCGGGCACGTAACCAAGACCGAAACCTACCAGGTAAAAATTCCCGCTGGAGTGACAGAAGGACAACGCCTGCGAATCCCGGGACGGGGCGAAGCCGGGCTGAATGGCGGTCCTCCGGGCGATCTGTATTTGAAAGTGCGGTTATCCAAGCATCCGGATTTCAAGGTGGAAGACCACAATCTCATTTATGAGGCGGATCTTGCGCCTTGGGAAGCGGTGTTGGGAACGAATCTTTCAGTTCCCACGGTTGATGGAACAGTAAATATCAAAATTCCACCTGGGACGCAAAGCGGGCAAAAGTTTCGTGTTCGAGGACGTGGTCTCCCGCAACGTTCGGGAACGAACGGTGATTTGATCGTGGTAACACGTGTTGAAGTCCCCGATAAAATTTCTGATGAAGAGAGAAAAGTTTGGGAGCAACTCGGCAAAATATCGCATTTTAATCCTCGAGCATAA
- the ftsH gene encoding ATP-dependent zinc metalloprotease FtsH: MKPDKPPLPKGNPKSPRNAWTAIIWYLPLMFLFIWMWQGTISGLSVKNISYSDFKNYLRSGAITEAVVKTDSIEGRIQPKATAVPKSNQNQTNATAGLDKPFNFRTIRVEDPKLVEELEAAKVNFTGVRPGILSQVLLAWILPLGLMVVIWSFISRRMGSGGAGQSILSFGKSRARLVAEKETGVTFNDVAGCDEAKYELQEVVDFLKNPNRYKSLGAKIPKGVLLVGPPGTGKTLLAKAVAGEAQVPFFSISGSDFVEMFVGVGAARVRDLFVQAKAQAPCIVFIDELDAIGRERGVHVGPVNDEREQTLNALLVEMDGFAPNTGVILLAATNRPEVLDRALLRPGRFDRQVIVDAPDIEGREAILRVHTRLVPLADDVQLRRIAKSTPGFSGADLANAVNEAALLAARRNARRIEERDLEEAVEKVVAGPERKSRRMTEEIKRRVAYHETGHALVAAYSKHADPVHKISIIPRGRAALGYTLQLPEEDQYLMTRSELIDRIRGALGGRAAEQVVFGEVTTGAENDLERVTAMARQMICLFGMNERLGLARSAQRHGPFYLNSGDGSFQLDCSEKTAEEIDREVKQLLDCAYTEAKQIINEHRDQLELVTRELLKRESMDGQTFRKLIGMEAVDGEHREQPSAPRPGILTNP, from the coding sequence ATGAAACCCGACAAACCACCTTTGCCGAAGGGAAACCCCAAGAGTCCTCGAAATGCATGGACCGCAATTATTTGGTATCTTCCATTGATGTTCCTTTTTATTTGGATGTGGCAGGGAACTATTTCCGGTTTATCTGTCAAAAATATTTCGTATAGCGATTTTAAAAATTATTTACGGTCTGGAGCCATAACCGAAGCGGTTGTTAAAACCGATAGCATTGAAGGCAGAATTCAGCCGAAAGCCACTGCTGTCCCAAAGAGTAATCAAAATCAAACAAACGCGACTGCGGGCCTCGATAAGCCATTCAATTTTAGAACCATCCGGGTGGAAGATCCCAAACTGGTTGAGGAACTGGAGGCGGCCAAGGTTAATTTTACCGGAGTACGACCTGGAATACTTTCGCAGGTTTTACTTGCATGGATTTTACCGCTTGGGTTGATGGTGGTCATTTGGTCTTTCATCAGCCGCCGGATGGGGTCGGGAGGGGCTGGACAATCCATTCTGAGTTTCGGGAAGAGTCGCGCCAGGTTGGTTGCTGAGAAGGAGACGGGGGTTACGTTCAACGACGTTGCCGGATGCGATGAAGCAAAGTATGAACTGCAGGAAGTGGTGGATTTTCTAAAGAATCCGAACCGTTACAAGTCATTGGGAGCCAAAATTCCCAAGGGCGTTTTGTTGGTAGGCCCTCCCGGAACTGGCAAGACATTGTTGGCGAAGGCGGTTGCAGGTGAAGCCCAGGTTCCTTTCTTTTCCATCAGCGGCAGTGACTTCGTGGAGATGTTCGTGGGGGTGGGTGCTGCGCGGGTGCGAGACTTATTTGTCCAGGCAAAGGCACAGGCACCGTGCATTGTCTTTATTGATGAGTTGGATGCCATTGGACGCGAACGTGGTGTACACGTGGGACCGGTAAACGACGAACGCGAACAGACGTTGAATGCATTGCTGGTGGAAATGGATGGCTTTGCGCCAAATACCGGCGTCATTCTGCTGGCCGCAACGAACCGTCCTGAGGTGCTTGATCGCGCGCTGTTGCGTCCGGGCCGCTTTGATCGGCAGGTAATAGTGGATGCACCGGATATTGAGGGGAGAGAGGCTATTCTTCGGGTGCACACGCGCCTGGTCCCACTGGCGGACGATGTGCAACTGCGGAGGATTGCCAAGTCAACACCTGGATTTTCCGGTGCTGACCTCGCCAATGCCGTTAATGAGGCAGCGCTTTTGGCAGCCCGACGAAATGCGCGCAGAATTGAAGAGCGTGATTTGGAAGAAGCGGTGGAAAAAGTCGTGGCAGGCCCGGAGCGCAAGAGCCGGAGGATGACTGAGGAAATCAAACGACGGGTGGCCTACCACGAAACCGGCCATGCCCTGGTTGCTGCTTACAGCAAACATGCTGATCCGGTGCACAAGATCAGTATTATTCCACGGGGGCGCGCTGCTTTGGGTTATACCTTGCAACTTCCCGAGGAAGATCAGTACCTGATGACTCGCTCGGAGTTGATTGATCGCATACGAGGTGCATTGGGCGGTCGTGCGGCAGAACAGGTGGTATTCGGTGAAGTCACTACGGGAGCAGAAAACGATTTGGAACGGGTCACGGCCATGGCCCGGCAAATGATCTGCCTTTTTGGAATGAATGAACGACTGGGGCTGGCACGTTCCGCACAGAGGCATGGGCCTTTTTATTTGAATAGTGGTGATGGCAGCTTTCAACTGGACTGTAGTGAAAAGACTGCCGAGGAAATCGATAGGGAAGTGAAGCAACTCCTTGATTGTGCCTATACAGAAGCCAAGCAAATTATTAATGAACACAGAGATCAACTTGAGTTGGTGACACGGGAGTTGCTGAAGCGCGAAAGCATGGACGGCCAAACTTTCAGGAAGTTGATTGGAATGGAGGCCGTTGATGGGGAACATCGTGAACAACCATCCGCACCCAGACCGGGGATTTTGACAAATCCGTAA
- the nuoL gene encoding NADH-quinone oxidoreductase subunit L: MSWIAQNLWLIPVLPLMAAGVTALTKQPYRRFASALAIGSMVGALFLSCIAFASTLGRPSSAPNFHEVYNFNWFQIGESSLRLGWVLDPLAAIMLVMVSFVGLLIFIYSVGYMAHDENFTRFFCFLSLFAAAMLGLLIANNLLLLFMCWELVGLASYLLIGFWYQKPSAAAAAKKAFITTRIGDVLFFLGILYLYSQSGTLLFYDHGQGCLENSVLRELVGRTTVGGMAVTTGIGLLIFCGAIGKSGQVPLHVWLPDAMEGPTPVSALIHAATMVAAGVFLIARVYPLLNPSAAGVMGSSAALTAVAWVGAITAVFAACIAVAQTDIKRILAYSTVSQLGFMMMGLGTGGVSVGIFHLITHAFFKALLFLGAGSVIHGCHEEQDIRRMGGLKRFMPITFATYAIGMMALSGVPIFFSGFWSKDAILSAAHDWPLSRGPYYLGIIGALLTAFYMTRQVCYVFFGSYRGATTCAKPAPFANHTAGDSEGHEHNLEPELVPHESPAVMTWPLIILSAFAIVLGFLGTPAWPWFQSFLLGDESKLDFRSLLNIEEGWILLVSSVVALTGIYIGWWLYGRKPMASLDEKDFLERVQPDIYTLLQNKFYVDDFYDYTIIRFNAWFAKFCDTVDYWVFNFAVVAVSFLVIGLAWLNKFVDDYVINLGFDEGSRDIRKAGGWISRLQDGQVQNYLRVIGIALVVLVLVLIWGCRSS; encoded by the coding sequence ATGAGTTGGATTGCCCAAAACCTATGGCTCATTCCGGTTCTGCCGCTAATGGCGGCGGGAGTGACTGCGCTGACGAAGCAGCCGTATCGGCGATTCGCGAGTGCATTGGCGATTGGTTCCATGGTTGGGGCGCTATTTTTGTCCTGCATAGCATTTGCCAGCACTTTGGGACGCCCAAGCTCGGCACCGAACTTCCATGAGGTATATAATTTCAATTGGTTTCAAATCGGTGAAAGTAGCTTGCGGTTGGGATGGGTGCTGGATCCTCTGGCCGCAATTATGCTGGTCATGGTCAGTTTTGTTGGACTGCTCATTTTTATCTATAGCGTCGGTTACATGGCGCATGATGAAAATTTCACAAGGTTCTTTTGTTTTCTTTCCCTGTTCGCGGCGGCAATGTTGGGTTTATTGATCGCCAATAATCTGCTGCTGCTTTTCATGTGTTGGGAATTAGTGGGCCTGGCATCGTATTTACTGATTGGTTTCTGGTATCAAAAGCCGAGCGCAGCGGCAGCGGCGAAAAAGGCATTTATTACGACCCGCATTGGAGACGTGCTTTTCTTTTTGGGAATCCTCTATTTGTATTCACAATCTGGCACGCTGCTCTTTTACGATCATGGCCAGGGTTGTTTGGAAAACTCGGTCCTGAGAGAATTGGTTGGCAGGACGACAGTCGGGGGCATGGCCGTTACCACGGGGATTGGTTTGTTAATTTTTTGCGGAGCGATTGGGAAGTCTGGTCAAGTGCCATTGCATGTCTGGCTGCCGGATGCGATGGAAGGTCCCACACCGGTAAGTGCCTTGATCCATGCGGCGACGATGGTGGCCGCAGGTGTGTTTTTGATTGCGCGTGTTTATCCGTTGTTGAATCCGAGTGCTGCTGGAGTGATGGGAAGTTCTGCTGCCTTAACAGCGGTGGCTTGGGTGGGAGCAATTACTGCTGTTTTCGCCGCGTGCATTGCCGTGGCGCAGACAGATATTAAACGCATTCTTGCCTATTCCACAGTTTCACAACTTGGGTTCATGATGATGGGACTTGGCACCGGAGGCGTGAGTGTGGGGATTTTTCATTTGATTACACACGCCTTTTTCAAAGCCCTGCTGTTCCTGGGAGCTGGCTCGGTCATTCACGGATGTCACGAGGAACAGGATATTCGCAGGATGGGTGGCCTGAAACGGTTCATGCCGATAACTTTTGCGACATATGCAATTGGCATGATGGCATTATCGGGAGTGCCAATTTTCTTCTCCGGTTTCTGGAGCAAGGATGCCATCCTCAGCGCAGCACACGATTGGCCGCTTTCGCGAGGTCCATATTACCTGGGGATTATTGGAGCTCTGCTGACTGCCTTCTATATGACGCGGCAGGTGTGTTATGTGTTCTTCGGAAGTTATCGCGGAGCGACCACGTGTGCGAAGCCTGCGCCTTTTGCGAACCACACCGCAGGTGACTCGGAAGGTCATGAACATAACCTCGAGCCCGAATTGGTGCCCCACGAGAGTCCGGCGGTAATGACGTGGCCTTTGATTATTTTGTCGGCCTTTGCCATCGTGCTGGGATTCCTTGGAACTCCTGCCTGGCCATGGTTCCAATCATTTTTGCTCGGGGATGAATCCAAACTGGATTTTCGGTCCCTCTTGAATATCGAAGAAGGCTGGATACTTTTAGTATCAAGCGTGGTCGCACTCACCGGGATATATATTGGGTGGTGGCTTTATGGCCGCAAACCAATGGCGTCGCTGGACGAAAAGGATTTTCTCGAGCGGGTGCAACCCGACATTTATACTCTGCTGCAAAACAAATTCTATGTGGATGATTTTTATGATTACACGATCATCCGGTTCAACGCCTGGTTTGCCAAATTCTGTGACACGGTCGATTATTGGGTCTTCAACTTTGCCGTGGTGGCGGTCAGTTTTCTGGTAATTGGTCTGGCGTGGTTGAACAAGTTTGTCGACGACTATGTCATCAACCTGGGTTTTGATGAAGGTTCCCGGGATATCCGAAAGGCCGGGGGATGGATTTCCCGGCTGCAGGACGGCCAGGTGCAAAATTATTTGCGAGTGATCGGTATTGCACTCGTCGTTTTGGTCCTGGTTTTGATTTGGGGGTGCAGATCATCATGA
- a CDS encoding NADH-quinone oxidoreductase subunit C, giving the protein MDSLEQIKSRIEAAVPGARLEIVPNDSPSNQRSLLLDHEHAFAVAKFLCADPQLRFDYASNVTGVDWLDAVLKEKVKVKRLVDGVEKEVEESVEKKRPGYLEAVYHLYSMSLKHGPLIFRLRTGNRIDRVHLPSLTPIWRGVEFQEREIYDLYGIVFDGHPDLRRLLMWEGFADHPMRKDYVAPDDFEYEPTPHDEVLERAKEHYPADAK; this is encoded by the coding sequence ATGGATTCCCTGGAACAAATAAAAAGCCGGATCGAAGCTGCTGTGCCGGGCGCTCGATTGGAAATTGTTCCGAATGACAGCCCATCCAATCAACGCTCGCTTCTGCTCGATCACGAGCACGCCTTCGCGGTCGCGAAGTTTCTGTGCGCTGATCCGCAGTTACGATTTGATTACGCGTCGAATGTCACCGGTGTGGATTGGTTGGATGCGGTGCTCAAGGAAAAAGTGAAGGTAAAGAGATTGGTCGACGGCGTGGAAAAGGAAGTTGAGGAGTCTGTAGAGAAGAAAAGGCCTGGCTACCTTGAAGCAGTCTATCATCTATACTCGATGTCTTTGAAGCATGGACCATTGATCTTTCGCCTGCGCACAGGGAATCGGATTGACAGAGTCCATCTCCCATCGCTGACCCCAATATGGCGGGGGGTAGAATTTCAGGAGCGGGAAATTTACGATCTTTACGGAATTGTCTTTGATGGACATCCCGATCTGCGCCGACTGTTGATGTGGGAAGGCTTTGCGGATCATCCAATGCGCAAGGATTATGTGGCACCGGACGATTTTGAGTATGAGCCGACGCCCCATGACGAAGTGTTGGAGCGGGCGAAGGAACATTATCCAGCAGATGCAAAGTAA